CAAAAGCCATGGGGCTTGGAGTTTGTGGTGTTGATATGATAATTTCAAAAAGAGGACCTCTTGTTATGGAGGTAAATTCAAGTCCAGGGCTTGAAGGTATTGAAAAATCAACAGGAATAAATGTAGCAGGAAAAGTTATGGATTATATAGAAAAGAATTTAAAACCTAGTTGTCCTATAAATCCTACAAAAAGAAAAATAAAAAAAGATACAATTGGTGCATAAGGTATAGACTTTAGTTTATTTATAAGCTAAAGTCTCTCTATTTTCATCTAACCAAAGGGCAATTCCCCCATATAAATGGGCTACATTTGTATATCCTTGTTCTATTAAAAAGTTTCCAATCATTTTAGTTCTATTTGCATGTGCACAAATTAAGATAAACATTTGATCTTTTGATTTTACATATTTTTGGAATTCACTTAACCATTTTTCAATATTATAATTTCCAAAATCATCAAAGAATGTAAGTGCTATACTGTTCTTTATAATTCCAGTATTTATAAACTCACTCTCTCTTCTTACATCTATCATTACAACATTTTCATTTATTAATTGCTCTACTTCCTTTGGATATAAATCGATTAAATTTGTCATATTTTCTCCTTAAAAATAAAATATTATCATAAAAATTTATAATTTATTTAAAATTAAATGTTATAAATATTAATAAACAAACTCTTTACAAAGATTAAATATAATAAAACAAAAATAAAGAAAGGAAGAGATGAAAAAGTATTTGTTTATTTTCTTATTATCAATTACAGCACTTTTTTCTTATGAAGAGCTAACAATTGATAATTTTAATGAAAAAATAAAAGGGAAGAATGTAATTATTGATTTTTATGCACCTTGGTGCCCACCTTGTAAAGTATTAGCAAATAATTTAGAGGATTTTGAGATACAAAAACCAGATAATGTTCAAATTTTTAAAGTAAATATTGATAATGAGTTGTTTTTGGCAAAAAAATATGGGGTTAGAAAGTTACCAACTTTAATATATTTTAAAGATGGAAAACCTTTAAAACAAGATGTCGGAGTAAAAACTGTAGAAGAACTTTTAGAAGTTAGTAAGAATGAGTTTAAATAAGGATAAAAATTGAGAAAAATTGTTTTATTATTGATGCTTTTTGTCTATTCTTTTTCTCTTGAATTAGGGAATAAAGTACTAGAACCCGAAGAGGCTTTTAAAGTTAATTTTGAAAAGCAAGAAGATAGATTAAATATCAAGTTAGAATTAGGAAAAGATATTTATTTGTATGATGATAAATTACAAGTAAATATTACTAAACCAAAGAAGATTGAACTTATAAAAGAGTTAAATCTTCCAAAACCAGTAGAATATGATGAATTTATTGTACATTTTGATGGTTTAAATATAGAGATTCCATATACTCTTTTAAAATCTAAAATAGATTCAAAAAAATATGAAATAGAGTTTAAATTTCAAGGCTGTTCAAAAGCAGGGCTTTGTTATGCACCTATGAGTGAAAAACAAGTAATCTTCTTTGAATCAGATGTAAAAGAGCAAATTATTGAACAATCAAAAGATGAAATTGTACAAAAAGATGAGATTCTTTTAACAAATAATGAAAATTTAAATGAGACTGATAGTATTGCACAAGTTTTCAAAGATTCAAGTACTTTGATAGTTCTTGC
The Aliarcobacter faecis genome window above contains:
- a CDS encoding thioredoxin family protein, whose protein sequence is MKKYLFIFLLSITALFSYEELTIDNFNEKIKGKNVIIDFYAPWCPPCKVLANNLEDFEIQKPDNVQIFKVNIDNELFLAKKYGVRKLPTLIYFKDGKPLKQDVGVKTVEELLEVSKNEFK
- a CDS encoding rhodanese-like domain-containing protein, producing the protein MTNLIDLYPKEVEQLINENVVMIDVRRESEFINTGIIKNSIALTFFDDFGNYNIEKWLSEFQKYVKSKDQMFILICAHANRTKMIGNFLIEQGYTNVAHLYGGIALWLDENRETLAYK